The Magnetospirillum sp. genome includes a region encoding these proteins:
- a CDS encoding exonuclease domain-containing protein — protein MSSPHLPVARLLLGSALGLALFAGLYWSLARGGQAPGLAAALLCAGLGLALALAVAAAAFRKTMALAAAERRALAAELEAARAAANAGDAQTQHDRAWLEAILRDLSEAVIVADRDHRLLLFNARANELLAPCGPVGLRRDLRLLVEIADVDAAFAAARTGNCASAQIYLADGRGPFAARLAWVRDPAAASDAYVLTFGARDTDQDARAAVPPRPEFFDFDALRLSPSDADLADRPLAALAYCVFDLETTGLDIENDAIVSVGAVRVLGSRVLGSENFSTLVDPGRPIPPASTAIHGIDDAAVAGAPDAPAAIAQLKRFAHDAVLVAHNAAFDLAFVARAAKAGGYAFDNPPFDTLLVARWLFPDLADHSLEGLANLLGVEIGRRHSALDDARATAAIFAKLVDICRHRGLATYGELAAASNMALDMRLAAHNLSRAGGL, from the coding sequence CGGCCAAGCGCCTGGCCTTGCCGCAGCCTTGCTGTGCGCAGGCCTCGGGCTTGCACTTGCCCTCGCGGTTGCGGCTGCCGCGTTCCGCAAAACCATGGCTCTTGCCGCTGCCGAGCGGCGCGCCCTCGCGGCGGAACTGGAAGCCGCACGCGCCGCCGCGAACGCGGGCGACGCGCAAACGCAGCACGACCGCGCGTGGCTCGAGGCGATCTTGCGCGATCTGAGCGAAGCCGTAATCGTCGCCGACCGCGACCACCGGCTGCTGCTGTTCAACGCGCGCGCCAACGAGCTGCTGGCCCCGTGCGGGCCGGTGGGCCTGCGGCGCGATTTGCGCCTGCTGGTCGAGATTGCCGATGTCGATGCGGCGTTTGCCGCCGCAAGAACCGGCAACTGCGCTTCGGCGCAGATTTATCTGGCCGACGGGCGCGGGCCCTTTGCGGCGCGCCTTGCCTGGGTGCGCGATCCGGCGGCCGCAAGCGACGCCTACGTGCTGACTTTCGGCGCGCGCGATACGGATCAAGACGCGCGTGCCGCGGTGCCGCCGCGGCCCGAGTTTTTCGATTTCGACGCCTTACGCCTGTCGCCGTCCGACGCGGACCTCGCCGACCGGCCGCTCGCCGCCCTCGCCTACTGCGTGTTTGATCTCGAAACGACCGGGCTCGACATCGAAAACGACGCGATCGTGTCGGTGGGGGCCGTGCGCGTGCTCGGCAGCCGCGTGCTGGGCAGCGAGAATTTTTCGACGCTCGTCGATCCGGGCCGGCCGATCCCGCCGGCATCGACCGCGATCCACGGCATCGACGACGCGGCCGTGGCCGGTGCCCCCGATGCGCCCGCCGCGATCGCCCAGCTCAAGCGCTTCGCGCACGATGCGGTGCTGGTCGCACACAATGCGGCGTTCGATCTGGCGTTCGTGGCGCGGGCGGCCAAAGCGGGCGGATATGCGTTCGACAATCCGCCCTTCGACACGCTGCTCGTGGCGCGCTGGCTGTTTCCCGATCTTGCCGACCACAGCCTCGAAGGGCTTGCGAATCTGCTCGGCGTCGAAATCGGCCGCCGCCATTCGGCCCTCGACGATGCGCGTGCGACGGCCGCGATCTTCGCCAAGCTCGTCGATATCTGTCGCCATCGCGGCCTTGCGACCTACGGCGAGCTTGCGGCCGCCTCGAACATGGCGCTCGACATGCGCCTGGCCGCGCACAATCTCAGCCGAGCAGGCGGCCTGTAA